From a region of the Vagococcus coleopterorum genome:
- the dtd gene encoding D-aminoacyl-tRNA deacylase yields MKVVIQKVTSASVVVEEQTIAKIGQGFLLLVGVKTGDTQADADYLVNKIAKMRIFEDAEGKMNHDISEVSGEVLSVSQFTLLANTKKGNRPSFVDAARPNEATKLYDYFNEGLRGQGLEVSEGQFGADMSVSLVNDGPTTIILDTENK; encoded by the coding sequence ATGAAAGTAGTTATTCAAAAAGTAACATCAGCATCGGTTGTTGTTGAAGAACAAACAATTGCAAAAATTGGACAAGGTTTTTTGTTATTAGTAGGTGTGAAAACAGGAGACACGCAAGCAGATGCGGATTATTTAGTGAATAAAATTGCTAAAATGCGAATTTTTGAAGATGCTGAAGGGAAAATGAATCATGATATCTCTGAAGTATCAGGCGAAGTTCTGTCAGTTTCCCAATTCACTCTATTAGCGAATACTAAAAAAGGAAATCGCCCAAGCTTTGTCGATGCAGCAAGACCAAATGAGGCAACAAAATTATATGATTATTTTAATGAAGGTCTTCGTGGTCAAGGATTAGAAGTGTCAGAAGGTCAGTTTGGCGCTGATATGTCAGTTAGTTTGGTAAATGATGGTCCAACAACAATTATTTTAGATACTGAAAACAAATAA
- the aspS gene encoding aspartate--tRNA ligase, which yields MTKRTNYCGQVSKENLGQEVTLKGWVKKRRDLGNLIFIDLRDREGFVQIVFNPETNKEAWEVADSCRTEYVIEVTGTVSAREGNAINPNMATGEIEVLASNIIILNSAKTTPFLIDEGESVNDELRLKYRYLDLRRPEMLSNLRLRHEITKSVRGYLDGEEFIDVETPYLNKSTPEGARDYLVPSRIQEGHFYALPQSPQITKQLLMGAGFDRYYQIVRCFRDEDLRGDRQPEFTQIDIETSFLSPEEIQDHTEQLIAKVMKDVKGIDVALPFPRISYDESMARFGNDKPDMRFGMELIDLSEVVKPIEFKVFQMALEAGGQVKAIVAKGAAESYSRKDMDKLGEFVGQYGAKGLAWLKVDEEGLKGPIAKFMTEHEAAVLEATNAEAGDLIMFAADQADVVAASLGALRNKLGKELGLIDESQFNFLWVVDWPLLEFDEEAGRFTSAHHPFTMPKAGDLELLETAPEKVYAEAYDIVLNGYELGGGSSRIHQRDIQEKMFKVLGFTAESAEEQFGFLLEALDFGFPPHGGIALGLDRFAMLLAGKDNIREVIAFPKNSKAIDPMNQAPGKVSAEQLADLHLIVNENQEG from the coding sequence ATGACTAAAAGAACAAATTATTGTGGACAAGTATCAAAAGAAAACTTAGGTCAAGAAGTAACATTAAAAGGTTGGGTAAAAAAACGTCGTGATTTAGGAAATTTAATCTTTATTGATTTGCGCGACCGTGAAGGCTTCGTTCAGATTGTTTTTAATCCTGAAACAAATAAAGAAGCGTGGGAAGTAGCTGATAGTTGTCGTACAGAATATGTTATTGAAGTGACAGGGACTGTTTCTGCCCGTGAAGGGAATGCTATCAACCCGAATATGGCAACAGGTGAAATTGAAGTATTAGCATCTAACATCATTATTTTAAACAGTGCGAAAACAACACCGTTTTTAATTGATGAAGGAGAGTCAGTTAATGATGAACTTCGTTTGAAATATCGTTACTTAGACTTACGTCGTCCTGAAATGTTAAGTAACTTGCGCTTACGCCATGAGATTACTAAATCTGTTCGTGGCTATTTAGACGGTGAAGAATTTATTGATGTGGAAACTCCTTATTTAAACAAATCAACCCCTGAAGGTGCACGTGATTATTTAGTCCCTTCACGTATTCAAGAAGGTCATTTTTACGCGTTGCCGCAATCACCACAAATTACAAAACAATTATTAATGGGTGCCGGCTTTGATCGTTACTACCAAATTGTTCGTTGTTTCCGTGATGAAGATTTACGTGGTGATCGCCAACCAGAATTCACTCAAATTGATATTGAAACAAGTTTCTTATCACCAGAAGAAATCCAAGATCATACCGAGCAATTGATTGCTAAAGTGATGAAAGATGTTAAAGGGATCGACGTTGCATTACCATTCCCTCGTATTAGTTATGATGAATCAATGGCTCGCTTTGGGAACGATAAACCTGATATGCGTTTTGGTATGGAACTCATTGATTTAAGTGAAGTTGTTAAACCGATTGAGTTTAAAGTTTTCCAAATGGCATTAGAAGCAGGCGGTCAAGTTAAGGCAATCGTTGCTAAAGGCGCTGCTGAAAGTTATTCTCGTAAAGATATGGATAAATTAGGTGAATTTGTTGGTCAATACGGTGCGAAAGGGTTAGCTTGGTTAAAAGTTGACGAAGAAGGCTTGAAAGGTCCGATTGCTAAATTTATGACAGAGCATGAAGCAGCTGTTTTAGAAGCAACTAATGCGGAGGCTGGCGATTTGATTATGTTTGCAGCTGATCAAGCGGATGTCGTTGCAGCTTCACTTGGTGCTTTACGTAATAAGTTAGGGAAAGAATTGGGATTAATTGATGAATCACAATTTAATTTCCTATGGGTAGTGGATTGGCCATTATTAGAATTTGATGAAGAAGCCGGTCGTTTCACATCTGCTCATCATCCGTTTACGATGCCAAAAGCAGGTGATTTAGAATTATTAGAAACAGCCCCAGAAAAAGTCTATGCTGAAGCTTACGATATTGTTTTAAACGGTTATGAGTTGGGTGGCGGTTCTAGTCGTATTCACCAACGAGATATTCAAGAAAAAATGTTTAAAGTCCTTGGTTTTACAGCAGAGTCAGCGGAAGAACAATTCGGTTTCTTGTTAGAAGCCTTAGACTTTGGATTCCCGCCACATGGTGGTATCGCCTTAGGCTTAGACCGTTTTGCAATGTTGCTAGCGGGTAAAGATAATATTAGAGAAGTCATAGCATTTCCTAAAAATAGTAAAGCAATTGACCCGATGAACCAAGCACCAGGTAAGGTTTCAGCGGAGCAATTAGCTGATTTGCATTTAATTGTTAATGAAAATCAAGAGGGATAA
- the hisS gene encoding histidine--tRNA ligase, protein MAYQKPKGTADILPGAVEKWQFIESVARETFKRYEFHEVRTPIFEHYDVISRSVGDTTDIVSKEMYDFYDKGDRHITLRPEGTAPVVRTFVENKLFGPEFQKPFKTYYMGPMFRYERPQAGRLRQFHQLGVEVFGSENPATDVETMLMALDFYKQLGIKHLNLVINSLGSKEDRETYRQALVDYLTPFKENLSADSQKRLVENPLRVLDSKDPKDKEIVVNAPSILDYLSEESSAFFKQVTTMLDALNVEYTIDHRMVRGLDYYNHTIFEIMSEAPGFEGAITTICAGGRYDGLVEELGGPATPGFGFALGVERTLITLDAEGIEIPCETEVDAYVVGLGEATNIETLKLVQSIRDAGFVAERDFLNRKAKGQFKTANKLNAKVVLTLGETELAEGKIQMKHMASGKQVEVNLADVHENFKKQYDLVVKSVEG, encoded by the coding sequence ATGGCTTATCAAAAACCAAAAGGAACAGCGGATATTTTACCGGGAGCAGTTGAAAAATGGCAATTTATCGAGAGTGTTGCCCGTGAAACATTCAAGCGTTATGAGTTCCATGAAGTCCGCACGCCAATTTTTGAACACTATGATGTGATTTCGCGAAGCGTGGGTGATACAACTGATATTGTTTCTAAAGAAATGTATGATTTTTATGATAAAGGTGATCGTCACATTACGTTACGCCCTGAAGGTACAGCACCCGTGGTAAGAACGTTTGTTGAAAATAAACTGTTTGGCCCAGAATTTCAAAAACCATTTAAAACATATTATATGGGACCGATGTTCCGTTATGAAAGACCGCAGGCAGGACGCTTACGCCAATTTCATCAGTTAGGCGTTGAGGTTTTCGGAAGTGAGAACCCCGCCACAGATGTAGAAACAATGTTGATGGCATTGGATTTTTATAAACAGCTAGGAATTAAGCATTTAAATCTGGTGATTAATTCACTTGGCTCTAAAGAAGATCGCGAGACATATCGCCAAGCGTTAGTTGATTACTTAACTCCCTTCAAAGAAAACCTAAGTGCTGACTCACAAAAGCGTTTAGTTGAAAATCCGTTGCGCGTACTAGATAGTAAAGATCCAAAAGATAAGGAAATTGTAGTCAATGCACCATCTATCTTAGATTATTTGTCTGAAGAGTCATCAGCATTTTTCAAACAAGTAACAACGATGTTAGATGCTTTGAATGTCGAGTATACAATTGATCATCGCATGGTACGTGGACTAGATTATTACAACCACACAATTTTTGAAATTATGAGCGAAGCGCCAGGATTTGAAGGAGCTATTACAACGATCTGTGCAGGTGGCCGTTATGATGGGTTAGTGGAAGAATTAGGTGGCCCAGCAACACCAGGCTTTGGATTTGCTTTGGGTGTTGAAAGAACCTTAATTACGCTTGATGCAGAAGGTATTGAAATACCGTGCGAGACAGAAGTTGATGCTTATGTCGTTGGGTTAGGGGAAGCTACAAACATTGAAACACTAAAACTAGTTCAAAGTATTCGTGACGCAGGATTTGTTGCTGAACGTGACTTCTTAAATAGAAAAGCTAAAGGACAATTCAAAACAGCCAATAAATTAAATGCTAAAGTAGTGTTGACCTTAGGTGAAACGGAATTAGCAGAAGGTAAAATACAAATGAAACACATGGCCAGTGGGAAACAGGTAGAAGTAAATCTAGCTGACGTTCATGAGAACTTTAAAAAACAATATGATTTAGTAGTAAAATCGGTTGAAGGATAA
- a CDS encoding RelA/SpoT family protein: MSKETIYTGQEVIELVSQYMEEADVAFVEKACHFAEKAHAEQFRQSGEPYIIHPIQVAGILADLKMDPYTVATGFLHDVVEDTDVTLAELTEEFGADVAMLVDGVTKLGKIKYRSHEEQLAENHRKMLLAMAQDLRVIMVKLADRLHNMRTLKHLREDKQRRISKETLEIYAPLAHRLGISTIKWELEDTALRYLNPNQYYRIVNLMDSKRDERELYIADSVEVIRQALEELGIEGEVYGRPKHIYSIYLKMKNQKKEFNEIYDLLAIRVIVETIKDCYAVLGAIHTQWKPLPGRFKDYIAMPKANMYQSLHTTVIGSEGNPVEVQIRTEEMHEIAEYGVAAHWAYKAGKIEKPLVDKDRKELSWFQEIIELQNESHDASDFMESVKGDIFSDKVYVFTPKGDVSELPKGSVPLDFAYNIHTEIGNKTTGAKVNGKIVPLDYKLKNGDIIEIITSGHSFGPSRDWLKMVATSRARNKIKRFFKSQDREETIVKGKEALEKQLKELNFVPKEILTKEKFEQLLSRFNMTTEDEVYAAIGFGEVTALMVANRLTEEERAQREEEKQAHVTEKLLAQGSKQNPSKIKVRHEDGIVIQGVENLLTRISRCCNPLPGDDIVGYITKGRGISIHRSDCPNIVQDEHAAERLIDVEWEDSESIHNKDYQADLEVYGYNRVGLLNDILQVVSNTAKQLVSVEAKPSKNKMATIHLTVTIQNLAHLERLVDKIKSVPDVHNVKRMKG; encoded by the coding sequence ATGTCAAAAGAGACAATTTATACAGGGCAAGAAGTCATTGAGTTAGTGAGTCAATATATGGAAGAAGCCGATGTGGCATTTGTTGAAAAGGCCTGTCACTTCGCTGAAAAAGCTCATGCTGAACAATTTAGACAATCAGGTGAACCGTATATCATTCATCCGATTCAGGTGGCAGGAATATTAGCTGACTTGAAAATGGACCCTTACACGGTTGCAACGGGCTTCTTACATGATGTGGTTGAAGATACCGATGTAACGTTAGCTGAGTTAACGGAAGAATTTGGTGCGGATGTGGCTATGCTAGTTGATGGTGTGACGAAGCTTGGTAAGATTAAATATCGATCACATGAAGAACAGCTAGCAGAAAATCATCGTAAAATGTTGCTAGCAATGGCACAAGATTTACGTGTTATCATGGTTAAATTAGCTGACCGTCTACACAATATGCGAACATTAAAACATTTACGTGAAGATAAGCAACGCCGTATTTCAAAAGAAACGTTAGAAATTTATGCGCCATTAGCTCACCGTTTGGGTATCAGTACAATCAAGTGGGAACTGGAAGATACTGCCTTAAGATATTTAAACCCAAATCAATATTATCGTATTGTTAATTTGATGGACTCAAAACGAGATGAGCGAGAATTATATATTGCTGACTCTGTGGAAGTGATTCGACAAGCGTTAGAAGAGTTAGGGATTGAAGGAGAAGTTTACGGGCGTCCGAAACACATCTATTCAATTTATTTGAAAATGAAAAATCAAAAAAAAGAATTTAATGAGATATATGATTTGTTAGCAATTCGTGTCATTGTTGAAACAATTAAAGATTGTTATGCTGTTTTAGGTGCAATCCATACACAATGGAAACCGTTACCTGGTCGGTTTAAAGATTATATTGCTATGCCAAAGGCCAATATGTATCAATCGTTGCATACAACGGTTATTGGCTCCGAAGGGAATCCAGTTGAAGTTCAGATTAGAACGGAAGAGATGCATGAGATTGCCGAATATGGGGTGGCTGCTCACTGGGCATATAAAGCTGGGAAGATAGAAAAACCGTTAGTGGATAAAGACCGTAAAGAATTAAGTTGGTTCCAGGAAATTATCGAACTGCAAAACGAAAGCCATGACGCATCAGATTTCATGGAGAGTGTAAAAGGCGATATTTTTAGTGATAAAGTATATGTGTTTACACCTAAAGGGGATGTTTCAGAGTTGCCGAAAGGCTCAGTACCGTTAGACTTTGCTTATAACATCCATACAGAAATTGGTAATAAAACAACTGGTGCTAAAGTGAATGGTAAAATAGTTCCCTTGGATTATAAGTTGAAAAATGGCGATATCATTGAAATTATCACTTCAGGTCATTCGTTTGGTCCGAGTCGTGATTGGTTAAAAATGGTAGCAACATCAAGAGCTAGAAATAAAATAAAACGCTTCTTTAAGAGTCAAGACCGTGAAGAAACAATTGTAAAAGGGAAAGAAGCCTTAGAAAAGCAGCTTAAAGAGTTGAATTTTGTTCCAAAAGAAATATTAACTAAGGAAAAATTTGAACAATTATTAAGTCGTTTTAATATGACAACGGAAGATGAAGTATACGCTGCCATTGGCTTTGGAGAAGTGACTGCCTTAATGGTTGCTAATCGTTTGACGGAAGAAGAACGTGCTCAACGAGAAGAAGAAAAACAAGCGCATGTGACAGAAAAATTGTTAGCGCAAGGGTCTAAACAAAATCCTAGTAAAATAAAAGTTCGCCATGAGGATGGTATCGTTATTCAAGGAGTGGAAAATCTTTTAACGCGGATTAGTCGATGCTGTAATCCTCTTCCCGGAGATGACATTGTGGGTTATATTACCAAAGGCCGAGGGATCTCGATTCATCGTAGCGATTGCCCAAACATTGTACAAGATGAACATGCGGCGGAAAGATTGATCGATGTTGAATGGGAAGATTCTGAATCTATTCATAACAAAGATTATCAGGCAGACTTAGAGGTGTATGGGTATAATCGTGTAGGGTTATTAAATGATATTTTACAAGTTGTTAGCAATACAGCTAAACAGCTTGTGAGCGTCGAAGCTAAACCGAGCAAAAATAAAATGGCGACAATTCATTTAACGGTGACCATTCAAAACTTAGCTCACCTAGAACGATTAGTTGATAAAATTAAAAGTGTGCCAGACGTCCATAATGTTAAACGGATGAAAGGATAA
- a CDS encoding N-acetylmuramoyl-L-alanine amidase: protein MELPEKQNQIKLLFLTSMALLAIALLVTLGLSFSNLNPTKNVIILSETAEIKSSPSKNAKTIQELHQGDMLQVSNQKQHWYKVKTDKKQTGWLKTTQTNFGEPMPGTKQNAVISEKKVPLTLKPNNESNVIQTLKKGSKVIVTAELTGWTQITYNKVQGWVPSTSLKKHGKKDGEAALENKVYTRQKGTAIRKEPKQTSDTLSVAPYGEKLIFLSQVDDWYQVLTDDKKVGYVPNWVATFSKPSKTDPYQISPLADKTIVLDPGHGGKDKGATSNNGEVKEATLTLATANYIKKALEETGAKVLLTRTDDSEPKMPNKKKGAKFDLVISLHYDSSGTDDGATGTTVYYHHASDQVLAQAVNTELAQVLTIPNRGIEAGTAEDAPDGESSSLRLDLGYMNNDSDVREFITKTYQEDLAKSLTKGLMTYYEIR, encoded by the coding sequence ATGGAACTACCCGAAAAACAAAATCAAATCAAATTACTGTTTCTAACATCAATGGCTCTACTAGCGATTGCTTTATTAGTAACACTTGGGTTATCTTTTAGCAACTTAAACCCAACTAAAAATGTGATTATTTTATCTGAAACCGCAGAAATTAAATCCTCTCCATCAAAGAACGCCAAAACAATTCAAGAACTTCATCAAGGAGATATGTTACAAGTTTCCAACCAAAAACAGCATTGGTATAAAGTCAAAACTGACAAAAAACAAACCGGTTGGCTTAAAACCACTCAAACAAATTTTGGTGAGCCAATGCCTGGAACAAAACAAAATGCTGTCATCAGCGAGAAGAAAGTCCCTTTAACTCTAAAACCTAACAATGAAAGCAACGTCATCCAAACCTTAAAAAAGGGTTCTAAAGTTATTGTGACTGCTGAATTAACTGGCTGGACCCAAATTACCTACAATAAAGTACAAGGATGGGTGCCTAGCACATCGCTTAAAAAGCATGGTAAAAAAGATGGAGAAGCCGCACTTGAAAACAAGGTTTATACTCGTCAAAAAGGAACGGCCATTAGAAAAGAACCCAAGCAAACAAGTGACACTCTATCCGTTGCACCCTATGGCGAGAAGTTAATATTCTTATCTCAAGTTGATGATTGGTATCAGGTGCTTACTGATGATAAAAAAGTTGGTTATGTCCCTAACTGGGTTGCGACATTCTCTAAACCTAGTAAAACTGATCCTTACCAAATCAGTCCGTTAGCTGATAAAACAATCGTTTTAGACCCTGGGCACGGCGGAAAAGATAAAGGTGCTACAAGTAATAACGGTGAAGTGAAAGAAGCAACCTTGACTTTGGCCACTGCTAACTACATAAAAAAAGCACTTGAAGAAACCGGTGCAAAAGTCTTACTTACTAGAACTGATGACAGTGAACCAAAAATGCCTAATAAAAAGAAAGGGGCTAAATTTGATCTCGTGATCAGCTTACATTATGACTCAAGCGGAACAGATGATGGTGCTACAGGAACAACCGTTTATTACCACCATGCCAGCGATCAAGTACTTGCGCAAGCCGTTAATACTGAATTAGCCCAAGTACTGACAATTCCTAATCGTGGTATCGAAGCGGGGACCGCAGAGGACGCTCCAGATGGAGAATCCTCAAGTTTACGTTTGGACCTAGGCTATATGAATAATGACAGTGATGTTCGAGAATTCATTACGAAGACCTATCAAGAAGATTTAGCTAAATCTTTAACAAAAGGTTTAATGACTTATTACGAAATTAGATAA